The nucleotide sequence AACACTGAGGTACACAGAGGTAGGATTCCCATAAGAAGCTATTAATACATCCCTAAAAAAGGGGAAACAAAGGGAAGAGGTTGGGGTCATCAAAACCTAGATTCTTTTCTAATGGGCCTCATAGGTCTGGACCTGGACTGTAGGGGACAGAGCATTCCTTGGTGCTGGTGATTTAGGATCTCAGGAAAGCGGTGTTGTGGAGCTCATAGCTGGACCTCTTAGAAAGTGATGCTGAGGTAGTGCTGGTACCTTAGGAACTTGGAAGAAGGTCCTCCAAAAGTTATGATTCAGGTTTCAGAGGAAGGATATCGCTCACTTGGGGCTGGTATCAAGGCTATTTGTGGCATGACCTGATAGAGCTGGTAGTGTAACATCTCAGAAAGAGACACTGTCAGGCTGACATTGGTTGCCTAGGGGATTGGAAGATGGGCTTGTTTATCTAGTTCTCAGACTTGTGAGGGAGGGAGCTTGTTCTGCTGGTACTGGTACCTTCGATGGGGCTTGATGGAGCTGGCTCTGGGAATGTGGTGTTAACCAAATATCACCACCAGAGCAAGGAAGCACTGCTGGGGCTAGGAAGAGAGTAACAGCAAGCAAACAGAAAGTAACAACTTATCCTCATTTTGCCTTTTAGTGTCCCTCTAGTGTCCAACTTGGTAAACTCTTTAGGAAGCCCACTCacaatgtagaaaataatatacAGAATGCTATTTCCAGCTTCACAGACCGAATATAGTTTTTTGGTTTAGAACTCAGTAAATAGTTGAGATAGTTAGCATAAGAACTGTTAGCACTATGCTTTTGTTAAATTCTTGGTGATAGTTAACAACAACAGATATGGATTCAGGTGAAGTCCTCTGATATTTTCCACTCTCTTGTGTTTCATTTACTTGGGGCCAACTAAATTGATATCATGACTCACTGTGGTTTGTGACACAAATTTGGCAAATGCTGAAATAGGTCTAGACTGAGTTAATGGAAAGATATGATAGGGTtttgaggaatttttaaattgctaCTGGAAATACAAGAGTTAATGACTAACTCTAATGCAGAGGAAGATTCTCACAGTCGTTGAAGTCCTAGTAATATTAAAGGAAAGACCTTTGGAACACACCAGTTCACAAAATTAATGGGAATGCAGTGTTCCTTCAGGACTTGTCTTTATAGTAATGTAATGGCAACAAAGACTGGCTTGTCACAAAGATTCTTTGGAAAAAACTTTTGTATTATAGCCTCATCATATTTCTGACAATGCTTAATATAGGTTATTATGCTCTCCAAAGCCTTTTTCTTTCATAATCCTCTCCCAATTCACCCATTCCCATCTTAATATCCCAAACTCTGTGACACATACCAAGGATATTATGAAGAGAGACATGGAAAGGAAATCTGGCAATTGGGATTTCACCTCTTTCAGAGATAATTCCCTGAGATATTTCATCTAGTGATCTTGGTTTTCTCTGGTGGCATCTGGTAGCCACCCATTAGGTCTGGAAACCCACACAGGTGGGTACAGTTTCTCTTGACATAATGCCAAGGATATTGCTCATGCTGTATACTTCTGGTCCCATTTATGTCCgtatttagaatattcaggccACCGGTATGTGTTAATGACATATGTCcaaatttgttttaactttttatttcaaatattaagcaaattattaatgatttttaagtgaAAGTTAGTAAATGACCAAAATTAACTTTTCCCTGACCCAAAGATTATGTTTTCAATAGTAATGTGGTTTTTAAAGTTCACTCTAATTGTGAACATCCAAACATCTTAATGAGCTGACTCTAGGCTTAAGCTACTAAGCTCAGTgttctttggaaaattaaaatctatagATCCAAGTAGCTCCCCAGTCATGTGCAAAATAGATTTGAATCTATATTGACATGACCAAGATAAGCCTCTAATAATTGAGAACAGGATGCAGGTGGACTTTGTGGAGAGAAGGCTGCTGCCTCCATGCTGTGACTGGGGACAACTGGGCTGTGTGCCCTGCCCCCAAACAGCTGTCCCACTCCCTGTTATGCCATCAGTATGCCTTCCTTCCCTTGAATGGTTAGGGCTTTTCTGCAGATAAGaatgcattataaaataaaaatagtattgatTGGAGGAGGCCTTCCAATACTAATAAGCCCTTTAAggagggcatttttttttttttactgctaagTTAGAACTGGATGGGGTCTACATGAGATATCTGTGGATAGGAGAGAGGAAATGGAACAAACTgtgtgaataaagaaaaaatggtggGATTTGGATGGATTGTCCACATGTTTTATGAAGGTACAGGATGCCAGTAGGTTCTTGGGTGGAAGAGAAATTTGGATTATATgccatgtctttttaaaatggaattttttttttttgcaattttacatatttaaagaatAGTATATAATGAATCTTTATGTATTGACCATCAAGGTTTGGCAGTTATCCACCTGAGTACAATCTTCATTTATTCCACTGGAATCCCCCTTCCCCCATATATATTGAGAGAATCCCATGCATTTTATTGCTTCAAATCAATCCTGGTGTGAGAATCAGTTTGCTTCactttcttctgtctctctccttcctatCCCACTCGCCCCATTCTAGCTCttcttattttcactttttattttcagcACTGCAGCTCTGTGGGCCAGCTCTGGCAGGACACAGATCCATAAGATCGGCCCTGCACCCTCAGCAGCTCAGAAGAAGGAGCCAGACCAGCAGTTCCTCACTCCTTGTCCTCTTGTGCTCTGGACAGATGGCTCCATAATGGCAGTGGGTGAGACCCTGCTATACCTCAGGGCCACTCTTCTGCTGCTCTGGCTTGAGGTGTCTTTGTCCTCTTATGGCCATTCTCAGGCCAGGCCCTCCCAGCATTTAACCTCACCGGAAGTGGTGATCCCCTTGAGGGTGATCAGCAAGGGCAGAGGTGCAAAGGCTCCAGGATGGGTCTCCTATAGCCTGCGGTTTGGGGGCCAGAGACACATTATCCACATGAAGGTCAAGAAGCTGTTAGTTTCCACACCCCTCCCTGTGTTCACCTACACGGAGCAGGATGCCCTCCTCCAGGATCAGCCCTTCATCCCTGATGACTGCTTTTACGACGGTTATGTGGAAGGGTTCCCTGTGTCCCTGGTTGCCCTCAGTACCTGTTCTGGGGGTTTTCGAGGAATGCTACAGATAAATGACCTTACTTATGAAATTGAGCCAATTAGGATTTCTGCCACATTTGAACACCTGATGTATAAGATAGACAGTGAAGACACACAGTTCCCACCTATGAGATGTGCTTTAACAGAAGAGATAATAGCACGTCAATTGCAGTTGCAATTGTCATACAATTTCACTCTGAAGCAAAGTGCTTATTTCGGCTGGTGGACCCACCAGAGGTTTCTTGAGATTGCAGTGGTTGTAGACCATGATAGATACCTTTTCTCTGAAAGTAATGTGTCAGTAGTTCAGCACCAAGTATTTGTTGTTATCAATATTGTGGATGCTCTCTATCATCCTCTTAACATTGATTTAATTTTGACTGGGCTTGAGATATGGactgaaaaaaatccatttaatacCAGTCAGGACATAGATCATGCTGTGGAGGAGTTTGCTTTTTGGAAGTTTGTTAACTTGGATAAACGAATGCACCATGATGCTGCacatctttttataaaagaattcaaTGGTGTGAAGCTTGGTGTTGCCTATGTTAGAGGAATATGCCAGAGTCCATTTAATTGTGGAATTGATGTTTTTATAGACAACAGCGTGGTTTTTTTTGCACTGTCTTTGGCCCATGAGCTTGGTCATAATTTGGGTATGATACATGACactgtatggtgtgtgtgtgggctAGAATTTTGCATAATGTATGCCTACAAAAAGCCAACAAGTAAATTCAGCAACTGCAGTTATGCCGAATACTTGGACAATAGTTACAAGACTGGATTATGTCTTCACCCTCCTCCATATCCAGGTAATATCTTTAGGCTGAATTTCTGTGGAAACCTAGTGGTTGAAGAAGGGGAGGAGTGTGACTGTGGAACAGTGCATCAGTGTGCGGAAGATCCCTGTTGTCTGTCAGACTGCACTCTGAGTCCTGGAGCTGCTTGTGCTTTCGGAATGTGTTGCAAAAACTGCAAATTCATGCCATCAGGAACTTTATGTAGACAACAGGTCAGTGAATGTGACCTTCCAGAGTGGTGCAATGGGACATCCCATCAATGCCCAGATGATATGTATGTGCAGGATGGGTTTTCCTGTGGTGTTAATACCTACTGCTATAAAAAGTCATGCAGTAACCATGATATTCAATGTAAAGAAATTTTTGGCAAAGATGCACTGAGTGCATCTCAGAGTTGCTATGAAGAAATCAATACCCGAGGAAATCGTTTTGGTCACTGTGGTATTGCAGGCACAATATATGTACGGTGTTTGACCGCTGATATCATGTGTGGGAGAGTTCAGTGTGAAAATGTAAGAGAGATTCCCAAACTGATAGACCATACTACAGTGCATCAATTTCACTTCAATGACACAACTTGCTGGGGAACTGATTATCATTTAGGGATGTCTATACCTGATGTTGGTCAAGTGAAAGATGGAACTCCATGTGGTCCAGAAAAGATCTGCATCAACAGGAAGTGTGCCAGCATGGTTCGTCTGTCACCAACCTGTAAACCTGAGACCTGTAACATGAGGGGGGTCTGCAATAATAAACAGCACTGTCACTGTGACCGTGGATGGGCACCTCCCTTCTGTAAAGACCAAGGCTTTGGAGGTAGTAATGATAGCGGCCCACCTCCTGGGAACAGCACGGAAATACCAAAGGTGAAGAGAATTTGGGGTTATATGTTATTATTGCTTCTTCCTTtgattctattatttatatttttcttgcttgtgctttttaagaaaagcaaagaaacaccAGAGGAAGATTAAGAAAAGCTTcctacaaaggaagaaaacagaaaggaacaacggaaaaagaaataagaggaaaactAAGGgtcatatttcatttaaaaatatctgatttttctttgaataatagAGAAATACAGGGGCATATCTGACTGtttaaacaaaaattcaaagaTCTTTCATGTCAAGATCATAAGCATTAACTATCACAGCTAAGTATTCCTAGCATGTTCTAACTTACTCTTCAGTGTTTTAAGCAATATTAAAAGTTCATTTTCCCCAGAAGGTGTCTGTTTATGTTTCCTGAGCAAAGGCACAgaaaagacattatatatatatatatatatatatatatatatatatatatatatatatatatatgtttgattTCAGGATATGATTACATCCCCATTTCAGGATATGATATGgagttacaaacattttggttacatgttttGACTTtcccacacccaaaccatgatttgacaTGTGCCCTGTCCCTCCTGTCCTTCCTACAATGCTCATTtggtccattagttgtgagtttacccacccctaaCTCCCCAATCcctaaagaatattactaccatgtgagtaccttagtgttgatcagttagtgacaatttgatggtgagtacatgttgtacctattcttccattcttgtgatacctcacttcagaggatgggctcaagctgtatccaggaaaatataagaggtactagatcactgtcattttttataattgagtagcattccattgtatacatataccatattttgtttatctacccgtggattgacaggcacttgagttgtttccacatcaatGCAATAGTgcattgtgctgccataaacattcacatgcagatgtctttattatagaatggcttttgttcccttgggtagatgcctaacagtgctgttgctggatcaaatggtatttctatttttagctctatGAGGtacctccaaattcttttccacagcagttgtactaatttgcagtcccaccaacagtgtaagagtgttcctatctccacatcctcatgagcatttgttgtttggggacttttttttttttttttttttttttttgagacagagtctcgctttgttgcccaggctagagtgagtgccgtggcgtcagcctagctcacagcaacctcaaactcctgggctccagcgatccttctgtctcagcctcccgagtagctgggactacaggcatgcgccaccatgcccagctaattttttatatatatatcagttggccaattagtttctttctatttatagtagagacggggtctcgctcttgctcagtctggttttgaactcctgacgttgagcaatccgcccgcctcggcctcccagagagctaggattacaggcgtgagccaccgcgcccggccggtttggggactttttaataaaggtcaatctcactggggttaggtgatatctcattgtggttttgatttgcatttccctaatgattagagacgttgagcatttttttatatgtttgctggccattagtctgtcttcttttgaaaaatttctgttcatgtcctttgcccatttattgatggggttgtttgattttttcttgttgatttttttgagttctagatagattcttgttatcagccctttatcggatgtgtagagtgcaaatattttctcctattctgtaggctgtctatttgctctgttgatagtttccttggctgtgcaaaagctttttaatttgatcaggtcacatttatttatttttgttgctgctgtgattgctttgagggtcttcttcacaaatttttttgcctaggccgatgtctgaaagagtcttccctacattttcttctaggattcttaaggtgtcatgccataggtttaagtctgttatccagcatgaattgatttttgtaagaggtgagaggtggggatccagttttaatcttctgcatgtagttatccagttttcccagcaccatttattgaaaagagattcttttccccagtgtatatttttgtgtgctttgtcaaaggttagatgaccgtatgcagatggttttatctctggattctcagtcctgttccaaaggtctatatctctgttatTGTGCCAGTCAATGctcttttagttactatagccttgtagtaagtacagcttgaagtctggtagactgaaacctcacagtttattctttttacttaagattgctttgactatacCAGGTCATCTATGGTCCATACAACATGTAGAATTATTGTttttagatctgtaaagaatgatgatggtactttgatagggattgcattaattctgtagatcactttaggtagtatggacatttgaacagtgttgattctgccaatccatgagcaagatagatttttccatctgtttgcatcttctacaatttttttttcttagtgtttcctagttctccctgtatatgtctctcccttcttttgttaaatattttcctatatatctaattttctttgaggctattgtaaaaggtaccACATTTTTGATTggttttcagcttgactgttattggtatatatgaatgcctctgatttgtgtgtattgattttgtgtcctgagactttactgaattcatttatcaattttgagagtctcttggttgaatccttggggttttctagatataatatcatatcatcatcaaagagcgagagtttgatctcttctgccctcatttggatGTCCTTAATTCCCCTCTTTTGTCTAATTGCTCTAATTGCTTTagcagtatgttgaatagaagtggagatagtgggcaaccttgtctgtggaaccttgtctggttccagttctaagtgggaatgatttcaatttttcaccattcagtatgatattgactgtcagtttatcatatatggccttggTAATTTAAGGTAtatcccatctatgcctattttgttaagagtttttatcataaaggtgtgctggactttgtcaaatatttttactgcatctattgagagaattatatggtctttgttcttgtttttatttatgaggtgcaTTGCATTTaaagatttgcatatattgaaccagccttgcatctctggtgTAAAGCTCATCTCGTCATGGTGAGTTATTTTTTTGGTATGCTGTTGGATtcgatttgctaaaattttgttgaggatttttgcatctatattcataatagatattggtctgtagttttcttttttcattgtgtcctttcctggctttggtatcaaggtgatattggcttcatagaatgaattagggaggatgccatctttctcaatgttgtgcaataatttctgtattatagGTATGTggtcttctttgtatgtttggtaaaacttaGAAGTGTGGCCATCTAGTCTGGCAGTTTTCctttttggaatgtttttaattgctgctccaatttctgtgcttgatattggtctgttcaggaattctgtttcttcctgggtgaacttagggaggttgtatgtttccagaaatttgtccatctCTTTCACAGAATGTAGATTTTtggcatataggtttttatagtatttaaagataatgttttataataattggataatgtggtgtctgttgtgacctctcctttttcatttgtaattgagtttattagagtcctttcactttgagttcttgtcaatctagcaatatggctatcaattttgtttatctttttaaaaaaacagcttttagTTTTGCTGATCTTCcgtatagttcttttgttttcaatatcatttagttctgctttgattttagttatttcttttcttctgctaggtttggaatTGATTTGATCTTCCTTTTTCAATTCCTTGAGactgtttattagtttgttgatttttgagctttcttctttttggatgtgagcatttaatgctattagttttcctctcaggaattcttttgctgtatcccacagactTTGATAAATTatgtccccattatcatttagtttgaagaaattTAGATTTCCT is from Microcebus murinus isolate Inina chromosome 6, M.murinus_Inina_mat1.0, whole genome shotgun sequence and encodes:
- the ADAM20 gene encoding disintegrin and metalloproteinase domain-containing protein 20 codes for the protein MAVGETLLYLRATLLLLWLEVSLSSYGHSQARPSQHLTSPEVVIPLRVISKGRGAKAPGWVSYSLRFGGQRHIIHMKVKKLLVSTPLPVFTYTEQDALLQDQPFIPDDCFYDGYVEGFPVSLVALSTCSGGFRGMLQINDLTYEIEPIRISATFEHLMYKIDSEDTQFPPMRCALTEEIIARQLQLQLSYNFTLKQSAYFGWWTHQRFLEIAVVVDHDRYLFSESNVSVVQHQVFVVINIVDALYHPLNIDLILTGLEIWTEKNPFNTSQDIDHAVEEFAFWKFVNLDKRMHHDAAHLFIKEFNGVKLGVAYVRGICQSPFNCGIDVFIDNSVVFFALSLAHELGHNLGMIHDTVWCVCGLEFCIMYAYKKPTSKFSNCSYAEYLDNSYKTGLCLHPPPYPGNIFRLNFCGNLVVEEGEECDCGTVHQCAEDPCCLSDCTLSPGAACAFGMCCKNCKFMPSGTLCRQQVSECDLPEWCNGTSHQCPDDMYVQDGFSCGVNTYCYKKSCSNHDIQCKEIFGKDALSASQSCYEEINTRGNRFGHCGIAGTIYVRCLTADIMCGRVQCENVREIPKLIDHTTVHQFHFNDTTCWGTDYHLGMSIPDVGQVKDGTPCGPEKICINRKCASMVRLSPTCKPETCNMRGVCNNKQHCHCDRGWAPPFCKDQGFGGSNDSGPPPGNSTEIPKVKRIWGYMLLLLLPLILLFIFFLLVLFKKSKETPEED